Genomic window (Nitrospirota bacterium):
CCGTTCAGATATTCCGTCAGCCCGTAATTTATGCTTCCGGAAGCGCGGTGTAAAGGAACATACGGCAGCCTTTCATTTGTTATGGAGTTTCTCGGATCCTGATAAGTATAAGACAGTTTCCAGTAATTGTCGGGTGAGTACCGGCCGGCCAGCACAAGCTCGACGCCGTCAATTTGGGCTTCTCCCGCATTCACATGGAGCGCGGGAGATGTTGATGTGTCCCAGGCTATCAGGTCTTCGATCTGGCTGTAGAAATAATTCAGGTCAACAGTAAATGACGGGGCCAGCCTGATCCCAAGGCCCGCTTCATATGTTTTGATCTTTTCAGGATCGAGATCGGGGTTTCCTATATTCACAGGATTATTGCGATTGTACAACTCAACAAAGTTCGGCGCCCTGAATGCCTGGCCGTATAGCAGCTTCAGATCAGCATTTTTTAAAAAGCCCCATACAAGCCCGGCCCTGGGGTTGGTTGTATCACCCGAATCGCTGTAATGGTCATGCCGTATCCCTGCTGTAAGATTGAGGCTGTCTGTTATTTCCCATTCGTCCTGGATATATACCGCCCATATCTCTCTTTTTGCATCCTTGTTCCAGTTTGCCACCTCCTGTACCGGGCCGAGGTCAACGGGAACCGGCGGGAATACCGTGGGATCAAAATTCGCAAATTGTTTAACGTCGAATTGCTGGATCTTTTCGTAGACAGCGCCGCCTGTTATGTGATTACTGCCGGAAACAGCATAGTCAAACTGAAGTTCACCGCCAAAGCTCCTGTCCTTGAGTTTCGGTTCTCCAATCATGCCGTCCGGGAAAGCCCCGGCAAATCCCTCGGGCATCACTTCAACATGTGAATCCTGTTCATAGTAGTTGTAATAGGCCTTTATCGTTGTCAAAAGATGTTCGGTGATATCGCGGGTGTAACTTAACTCCCCCCAATAGTATTCAATAGGATTAACAGAGCCATCTGTCAGGGCATAGGCGAAACCGATATAGTCGCCTTTTCTTTTCTTTGTCAAATAGTGGCCGCGGAAGGCCAGATCGCCATATGATGCCTTGAGAAACAGATCGGCCTTCTCGACTTGCAAAAAACCATTGCCCGGAGTGGCCGTGTAAGGAGTTCCTGACAGAGCATCTCGTTCTATCATGAACTTTTCGCCGTTAGTCCTGAAATAATCGATGCTGCCTG
Coding sequences:
- a CDS encoding TonB-dependent receptor — protein: MIQVFLTVFILTAFISNSFAYEVAALRTETAEELLMFFEKEELVIATRYATPVRKAPAIATVITAKEIRDMGARDLSDVLKRVPGFGMSINEFGAVMLEVRGIRTTLSEKVLVMIDGHPLNIPFTGSALYFIADDLPVENIKQIEIVRGPGSALYGANAFVSVINIITRDADKIDGIDAKGSYGSFHSGKINLTGGRSFQNSLKVSGSIDYFRTNGEKFMIERDALSGTPYTATPGNGFLQVEKADLFLKASYGDLAFRGHYLTKKRKGDYIGFAYALTDGSVNPIEYYWGELSYTRDITEHLLTTIKAYYNYYEQDSHVEVMPEGFAGAFPDGMIGEPKLKDRSFGGELQFDYAVSGSNHITGGAVYEKIQQFDVKQFANFDPTVFPPVPVDLGPVQEVANWNKDAKREIWAVYIQDEWEITDSLNLTAGIRHDHYSDSGDTTNPRAGLVWGFLKNADLKLLYGQAFRAPNFVELYNRNNPVNIGNPDLDPEKIKTYEAGLGIRLAPSFTVDLNYFYSQIEDLIAWDTSTSPALHVNAGEAQIDGVELVLAGRYSPDNYWKLSYTYQDPRNSITNERLPYVPLHRASGSINYGLTEYLNGHADVLWTGERSRASGDTRGPAASYATVDLSLTLKNFYRTLEIQGTVHNLFDEEYEDPDTSGASQFIPGDFPREGISGMITASYKY